Part of the Lotus japonicus ecotype B-129 chromosome 6, LjGifu_v1.2 genome, CATTGTTCATGTACTCATTggttgttatttatttttcactGTTGTTttttctgttcatcttcttcaaccccACTGCACAAAGCCTTACGTAGTAAATGGCTGTAAACCAATTCTTCACATGACTAATTTGTCATAACAAATAATAATTGATTGATGACGCTAAAATTATCGGTCAACGTAGCGTCTTTATTGCCGACAATTAGACAGTTAGTGGATGACACTACATTAGCATTAGTGATGACCGAGGCTAATGTGTCAAGGTACAATCCATTTCGCGAGTTTTGAGGGTTAGTGTCCGTCCAACAGTGTCAGCCAAGCAGACATTAATATTCATTGATTTATCCACCTCATCTTCCTTATAAGTCTCTTTTCTCCCTCATTCCTCAAACCCTTATAAACTCACCACCTCCCTCCACAACCCCCACCCTCAGCCTCTTCGATGCTAATTTGTCATGGTACAACCCATTTCGCGGGTTTCAAGGGTTAGCGTCGGCTTGATCGACACTAATTTTCATTAACTTTTTCGCCTCGTCTTTCTAATTATAAGTCTCTTCTCTCCCTCATTCCTCAAACCCCTTATACACCCACCTTTTCCTTCCGCTGCCCTAACCCTCAGCCCATCTTCCTTATAAGTATGATCAAATctttattttactattttgtTACCGGTACCTTAGGTCTTGTGATGGAGACTGAAAAAGAGTACACGAAGTCAACGAAGACCCTAAAAAAGAAACTGTTGTTAAGGGAGCCGCGAGCGAGTATCAAATGAAGCGAGCAGAAGAAAATTCGTCTTCTCTATAGACACGTAttttgaagatcaaaagaaaacGCCCTTTTGAGATTTTTTTGTTTAACTTCCAAAAAACATAATAGTGGATGTCGTGACACCTCAATGGTTCACGTATCACAACTTATTGATATTTAAGGTAAGTTGATTAGCACAccctaaaaaaaattagcatgGGATATCAGCCCAAGAATTAACGGACCAAAAAAGATGTGTAGTGTGTAACTTTTGCTGGCTCTGGCTCCACTAAACATAATGATGAAAAATCTAAGTGTGGACGGTGGGAACAAAGAGTGTATATTGGAATCATGATTTCATGACACACATTCAATTAGTGGGAACTCTTTGTGCCTCTTCAAAGATCACATGCTTGGACAATAGAACGATTTGCTTCTTTTGGGATTTGAGTAGTGCTCATAACAAGGGCTTATATGGAATCAAACCTTGCCATTTATGCATTGCAAAAATCACAACCTCAAAACGCTGTGGTTAAAaataggaagaaaaagaaaattgttcATTTGGTACTGAGCACTTAGTTATGAAGCTTATCACAAGCACACGCAAATTCCAATTTGGTAGGGGGTAATCATGCAGCATGGCACTTCTCTATAGTATATAATTGTTCATCTCCACAACTCAATTGTTGCAACCAAGTTATAATTAACTTGTTTTGATTAACCTATCCAAGAGAGAGCCATGACCCTGAAACATCTTATAATGATGATATCTTTGCTCATTGCTGTAATGGCAATTCCCCAAGCCCATGCCCAGCTTGGTATTCTGAATGATCTCCTGGGTTCTGTTAATATTCAAGGAACTGTTTCTTGCACTTCCAATGACAATAATGTCGCAGCAGCAATCCCAGGTTTTTCAAGTAAGCCCAAAATTCATTGCCATTCATTTTGCAAAGTTCTGACTTCTTCCTAAACTAATGTTTTTTTAGTgggagaggggggggggggttatgacttatgaggttaaataatatttaattatattaaagtCTCATTTCTACTAGATATATAAGTAAtctttataaaattataaaatgtagAACAATTATatatcttataaaaaaaattgggtaGAGTAACATTTAGCCAAATTTTAAAATGGTATCaaaatttatcatatatttgttaaatttatccAATTATATAAATCGTTTGCATATGTTAAATTTCACACTTTAAGTGTTCAAACCTGAGTCTGAGTAAAGTAGGCTAATGTGTCTCGGGATGACTAAAGAGATATGGCCCAAATAATTCAGGGTAAATTTGAAAAACAGAGCACTAGGTTAAAATATATTCCATGATTATCCTTCTTATACTTCAATAGATGTTGCCTCATCTGTTATAGCTCAGTCTCACTAGTGATGATGCATGCtacatttataataatatttcagATGCTCAAGTGCAACTGCAGTGTGGAGAAAAAGTGTTTTCTGATGCAACAACTGATGGTGATGGAATGTTTTCTATGATGGTGAATCCCCTGCTCTATGATCTGTCTTCCCTGCTAAGTGGTTGCAACCTTGTGATTCCTACACCACTCTCCAAATGCAACTCCAACCTTCCTTCAATTGGGGGACTGATATCAACCCTGCGTTATGTTGGGCTCAGTCATGTTGGGACTGAGACCATAGCCAACATGGAACCATCGGGATTTCATTTCAAGCCCTCAGTTTAAGGCGTTACAGTTAAGGAGGACAATGCCATCACAAACTTATAATTAAATAACATCTTTGCCCTCCTCCCCCTTTTATCACTTTTTTGTACTAAGTACTTGAAATTGCCTCCTATGCTATGTCTGAATTGGCATTTGGATAACTAAAGACCATGTGTGTTTCTGTTTTTCCTTCATTATTATGTGCTTTTGGCCCTAAACTTTAACTGAAGAGTGAATCATCTTAATCATCATATTCATAACCAAGTAAGGCAtcacattaaaattaaaatgttatttACATGTGCAGTGTGCTTCAAGTAAAATACAAGACCAAAGGTGGCAAAGAAAATTTTATAATGAGTTAAATACGTtttgggttgtctaaatgactcatgggTTACTAACACTCAATAGTCAATAGAccaatatgattttttataaataaattaataaataaaatatagaaatttcaactcacttatcttcaatgtgattggatgatgggttatttaaccaaactttctcatgaatTATTTACATAACCCCATATGTTTTTAGTCCTCTTTGGTAATGATCAATGGATTAAATTTTCATTGCAATAGATCTCTTAACTTGTTGGCGTGTAAGATTTTCATTCCTCGAGCCATTTGACTAATAGGATTTTACGGAAATAGAtttttgtaaattttttaaatggtCATGCGAACATATCATCTTCAACAAACCTAGAAACTCAACAAACATTCAAAACCTAACCTagaaaatcaaacaacaacTCAGAACACAAACACAAATCCACctccctcttcttcctcttcctcctcttcttctcttcctttttaaataatattacgtttttttataagtaaatcaaaatatattttttcaactttttaaataattttttttaaaagaagatAAACATGTAAAACGTTGAGGTcgccgagggttagctcaagtggtaagagctatggGACATACgggtggggaggggaaggtccagggttcgaattcTGGAAGAGAACTTTGAAGGgaatttctaacttactaacaactaaccactaacatttgcctataaaaaaaaaatgtaaaacgttgagaaataaatttgtaattaaaaacgtgattttaaaaaaaaacgaagTATAGCTTTCCTAATGCGTAACAAGTCACAACCCTAACTTGTGTTATGTGCCTGCTGCGCCTCCTCACATCTATATATAATATTGGTAGCACTAGCTTGCAAGTTCAGAGTTGGCTGAGTTTGCTGCTGCGGAAGCGTTCTTCATTGACAAACACACTTTTCATAGAATCACTTTCGCAGCAGCAGCAATTCAGATCATTAATCATGGCAGCTCGCTCTTTCTCACAACAACTCAACCGTGTCCTCAATGTCAATGCTCTATCCTTTCCTCTTCATCGGTGAGTTCCAACTTCTTCATGCAATCAAAACTCTCACTCTATAACAATTACATCAATGTGTCACGTTCAATTGGTGCAACATATTTGTTTTTCCAccatatattaataaaaaaattagctgatttattaattattatattttaaatgttTAATACTAGCATTCTAAATTTCTAATACTATTGTTATTGAATTGATTTTTGTTCAGGAGAGGGTATGCAGTGGCCTGTGATGTTTCAGGGAGCAggaaggtggtggtggaagagACCAAAACTGATTCGGAGGCCTCATCATCAGCTTGGGCCCCTGACCCAGTAACGGGTTACTATAGGCCCATCAATCGCATGAATGAAGTTGACCCGGTGGAGCTCCGAAACATGCTCTTGAATCCCACAGTCAGAAAATCACAGTCATCATCAACATCTCCCTGAACCCAATTTATCACATTATGCTGATTTTGCTCTtgttctatctatctatttatcaTATCCTTGTTTGATGACTATCTCTACAATTTTGTTTGAGTGTTTTCTTGAGAAATTAAGACAATTTTGAGGTACTTGATCTTTTTTAATTTCTGAATATTTAGTAGTGTCCTGAATGGCTCGTGACTAAGTTTAAGCTTGTGATACTTTACCTACAATGTTATGAATCAATGAAATTAATTCTTCAAATCACCAGCcagtttggttttcagttgggTGAATGTGAAAACACATTCACTCAACCCAACAAGTGCATTCTGTTGGTTGAATGTGCATTGGAAATCATGATCTTGAATTTCAATACTTCAAACGGACTTCCTACCTGAAATCCAAACAGACACTAAATGATCAAACATAACCAAACATGTGTCTAAAGAAGAATACAGGAATGGTAGAAGAACAGTGTAATCCATCTATGCAATTTTGTGTCAATATTGCTTCTAACATTCAGCACCagtctaagaaattaaaatcttaagtCATGAATTTTTTGTATAGTAAATTACGTTCCATTATAGAAAAGATAAAATTAGCGACAGATTTAATGAAGGGATATGTTTTTCGTTGAGGGGCAAGTTGGATTAGTCTAAGTGATAGGTCTCGAGTGAAAAATtctcaacaaaaataaaactcaaTGAGTCACGACTCACGATGGAGTATGCGATGTAGCAATTGTCATGTTCAATGGATAGGTCTCGAGTGAAAAAatctcaacaaaaataaaactcaaTGAGTCACGACTCACGATGGAGTATGCGATGTAGCAATTATCATGTCTTTAATGAGTCAGGATAGCAAGCTCAATGGATAGGCTTGGCCTTGTGTGTGCCAAATTAGGACTCAGTAAGGAGGGCTAGGCTCTTTAATCACTTAAGTTATACTTTCTTGGTTCGAGTCGGTTTCAATtggatttcaaattttcaaatctCAAATCAATACCTGATAGCTGACCCAATCTCATCAACTTGCTTCATTGTACATTTTAAACCCAAACCCACCTGTTCACATGAACCAACCCATTCATTTGTCCTTGGATCGGGTCAGGTTTGCCAAGTTGATCCGATCCATATGCACCCCTACGTTGTGGCGCTAGAGCTATGCAGCATAGGGGTAAAATAGGATTTCAACTCATCGCTGGAGCTCTGCAAAGTGTAGCCTAATACTTAGATAAATGTAGTGGATTAGTGGTGGATTATACATATAAAACTGTTACTGTCATTAAActtaggcttaatccagtttttggttcctaacctttgtcataaatatggctttagtccctcgccggagtaaaggtggagattggtccccagtttttgacaaaatgattggttttggtccttccggcTGGTTGGGTCAACACCGGAGCTCCGACAATCACAGGTGGCATtgccacatcatttaatgaGTCCACTTGgattttttactttttcattttaaaaaattaaaacactaattattaaattagtttacAACATCATGTTCATTCATtgtatcttcatcatcttcaacccatcatcattaaaaaaaaaactcaacgaGATGCATATTCAAATATCCAAAGTGATTAAGATACCATAAATTTGTAAATAAAAAgcataaaaataagaataatatGGCGCATCAATGAAAATCAAAGTATGCAGGAACGATTACAAAAGAACCCATAATAAGTTTCTTCAAAAAACCTAGTGTACAGAGCTAGAAAGTTGGGGTTCTGAAATGGAAATAAGAAGAGACACCCGGAAGAATTAGTATATCAGTTCAGCAGTGGACCCGATTATGGCATGTAAAATGAAACGAGATTGGTTGATTGCACTGGAGAAAAAGCCAACCCAGACC contains:
- the LOC130725893 gene encoding late embryogenesis abundant protein Lea5-like, whose product is MAARSFSQQLNRVLNVNALSFPLHRRGYAVACDVSGSRKVVVEETKTDSEASSSAWAPDPVTGYYRPINRMNEVDPVELRNMLLNPTVRKSQSSSTSP
- the LOC130725891 gene encoding phylloplanin-like translates to MTLKHLIMMISLLIAVMAIPQAHAQLGILNDLLGSVNIQGTVSCTSNDNNVAAAIPGFSNAQVQLQCGEKVFSDATTDGDGMFSMMVNPLLYDLSSLLSGCNLVIPTPLSKCNSNLPSIGGLISTLRYVGLSHVGTETIANMEPSGFHFKPSV